A single region of the Lotus japonicus ecotype B-129 chromosome 4, LjGifu_v1.2 genome encodes:
- the LOC130715788 gene encoding transcription factor MYB36: MGRAPCCDKANVKKGPWSPEEDAALKSYIEKNGTGNNWIALPQKIGLKRCGKSCRLRWLNYLRPNIKHGGFTEEEDNIICSLYISIGSRWSIIAAQLPGRTDNDIKNYWNTRLKKKLLGRRKQSNHSTKDTNGSIEENSYSNNALSSSALERLQLHMQLQSFQNPFSFYNNTNNPTLWPNKLHPFQEKMIHQSLQQQQPLNNHDGSNSNPVIMQQKDEFYKPSFGDGVVLQQDGAKININTTPQVGGVLESPLSNSSVPFSASGSVAPRGEGSEKNYNMGFQFQFQQVGALQTELDDILNNRTVGSYMPQQEEDHHVVADQFDCFREMNGGSKDSLIWWSNDSDTKSGSSNSWDSSTNQVLLPEGMFQDYELGYSL, from the exons atgGGTAGAGCTCCATGCTGTGACAAGGCCAACGTGAAGAAAGGACCTTGGTCTCCTGAAGAAGATGCTGCACTCAAATCCTACATAGAAAAGAATGGAACTGGAAACAATTGGATTGCTCTTCCTCAGAAAATAG GGCTCAAGAGATGTGGAAAGAGTTGCAGGCTTAGGTGGTTAAATTACTTGAGGCCAAACATCAAACATGGTGGATTtactgaagaagaagacaacATCATTTGCAGCCTGTACATTAGCATTGGCAGCAG GTGGTCCATTATTGCTGCTCAGCTACCTGGAAGGACTGACAATGACATCAAGAACTACTGGAACACCagattgaagaagaaattgCTTGGGAGGAGAAAACAATCTAACCACAGCACAAAAGACACAAATGGATCAATAGAGGAGAATTCTTATTCAAACAATGCACTGAGCAGTTCTGCACTTGAAAGACTCCAACTTCATATGCAACTTCAGAGTTTTCAGAACCCTTTCTCTTTCTACAACAACACCAATAACCCTACACTCTGGCCCAACAAGTTGCATCCTTTTCAAGAAAAAATGATCCACCAGAGCCTGCAGCAACAGCAGCCCTTGAATAATCATGATGGCTCTAACAGCAACCCTGTGATCATGCAACAAAAAGATGAGTTCTACAAGCCTTCTTTTGGTGATGGTGTTGTGCTTCAACAAGATGGTGCTAAGATCAATATTAACACCACACCACAGGTTGGTGGTGTTTTGGAGAGTCCTTTGAGTAACAGTTCTGTTCCCTTCTCTGCTTCTGGGAGTGTTGCACCAAGAGGAGAAGGTTCTGAGAAGAATTATAATATGGggtttcagtttcagtttcagCAAGTTGGTGCACTGCAAACTGAACTCGATGACATTCTCAACAACAGAACAGTGGGTAGTTACATGCCACAGCAGGAGGAAGATCATCATGTGGTGGCTGATCAATTTGATTGTTTCAGAGAGATGAATGGTGGATCAAAGGACAGTTTGATTTGGTGGTCCAATGATTCTGACACCAAATCAGGATCCTCAAACTCTTGGGACTCTTCAACTAATCAAGTTCTTCTGCCAGAAGGGATGTTCCAAGATTATGAACTTGGTTACAGTCTTTGA